In Zingiber officinale cultivar Zhangliang chromosome 6A, Zo_v1.1, whole genome shotgun sequence, a single genomic region encodes these proteins:
- the LOC121997572 gene encoding 2,3-bisphosphoglycerate-dependent phosphoglycerate mutase 1-like, whose product MASSVACLHAASSIQAQGFKGSLTGSPNKIGVFPLRMVLKGFSLDVPLPERKGNCPRSLNLHVVRSSSSQSSIADPIELPSNSNSADSQKKSTEASLILIRHGESLWNEKNLFTGCVDVPLTKKGVEEAIEAGKRIRNIPIDMIYTSSLIRAQMTAMLVMSEHRRRKVPIIIHKETEEAQRWSQIYSEETKMQSIPVITAWQLNERMYGELQGLNKQETAELFGKEKVHEWRRSYDVPPPNGESLEMCAERSVTYFRDQIVPQLLAGKNVMIAAHGNSLRSIIMYLDKLTSQEVIKLELSTGIPMLYIFKNGKFIRRGSPIAPSEAGVYAYSRSLALYRQKLDKLEEMFE is encoded by the exons ATGGCTTCTTCAGTAGCATGCCTTCATGCTGCCAGTTCCATCCAAGCACAGGGTTTCAAGGGTTCGTTAACAGGCTCGCCAAATAAAATTGGTGTTTTCCCACTGCGAATGGTTCTTAAGGGATTCAGCCTCGACGTGCCTCTCCCTGAAAGAAAGGGCAACTGCCCTCGGAGCTTGAATTTGCATGTGGTTCGATCATCGAGCTCGCAATCCTCCATTGCTGATCCAATTGAACTACCATCAAACAGCAATTCTGCTGATTCCCAGAAAAAATCaa CTGAAGCTTCACTAATTCTGATCAGACATGGAGAGTCTTTGTGGAATGAGAAAAACCTCTTTACTGGTTGTGTTGATGTGCCATTGACTAAAAAGGGAGTGGAGGAGGCAATTGAAGCCGGTAAAAGAATAAGGAACATACCTATTGACATGATCTATACATCATCCCTGATACGTGCCCAAATGACTGCTATGCTTGTGATGTCCGAACACCGCCGTAGAAAG GTGCCAATCATCATACACAAAGAGACTGAAGAGGCCCAGAGATGGAGTCAGATATATAGCGAAGAGACCAAAATGCAGTCCATCCCTGTCATTACAGCTTGGCAACTGAATGAAAGAAT GTACGGTGAGTTACAAGGTCTCAATAAGCAAGAAACAGCCGAGCTATTTGGAAAAGAGAAGGTTCATGAATGGCGTCGTAGCTATGATGTTCCTCCCCCAAATGGTGAGAGTTTGGAGATGTGTGCAGAAAGATCTGTGACTTATTTCAGAGATCAA attgttcctcaactcctggCTGGGAAGAATGTGATGATTGCTGCACATGGAAACTCCCTCAGGTCCATCATAATGTACCTGGACAAATTGACTTCTCAAGAG GTCATCAAACTTGAACTGTCAACTGGCATTCCAATGCTTTACATATTCAAGAATGGAAAGTTTATTAGGAGAGGCAGCCCAATAGCTCCTTCTGAAGCTGGTGTTTATGCTTATAGCAGA AGTCTGGCTCTTTACAGACAGAAACTAGACAAGCTGGAAGAAATGTTTGAATAA
- the LOC121994326 gene encoding heavy metal-associated isoprenylated plant protein 23-like — translation MGGAVDYFSGLLGGYSHKRKRQFQTVELKVRMDCEGCELKVRNALASMKGVQSVDINRKQYKVTVIGYIEPNKVVKRVQSTGKRAEIWPYVPYNVVAYPYTPQTYDKKAPAGHVRNVEVITMANQVVRPEDKLSTMFSDDNPNACSIM, via the exons ATGGGAGGGGCAGTGGACTACTTCTCCGGCTTGTTGGGTGGCTACAGCCACAAGAGGAAGAGGCAGTTCCAGACTGTGGAGCTCAAGGTCAGGATGGATTGTGAAGGATGTGAACTCAAAGTCCGAAATGCGCTCGCTAGCATGAAAG GGGTTCAATCCGTGGACATCAATAGAAAGCAATACAAGGTGACGGTGATCGGGTATATCGAACCAAACAAAGTGGTGAAGAGGGTGCAGTCGACCGGAAAAAGGGCCGAAATATGGCCTTATGTGCCCTACAACGTGGTAGCTTACCCTTACACGCCCCAAACCTATGACAAAAAGGCACCGGCAGGGCATGTGAGGAATGTAGAGGTGATCACAATGGCCAACCAAGTGGTGAGGCCGGAGGATAAACTCTCCACCATGTTCAGTGATGACAACCCTAATGCATGCTCTATCATGTGA
- the LOC121995183 gene encoding uncharacterized protein LOC121995183: MASLEAISKVRIGRTTTYRKGTDTELIAVGSEAAMAAKLIVIGADGGSEGGRQVFRAGRLSVRMIRVASSPVCLVSCMVRDHQWTLAGDAVVLRVAPRMYVFPMPGFCYGLTLPCGGAYDDECRTLEEMLLRFCAFRCLESSSSRRRGESGDVWSHAFEEVKKLASVTVTGDASSSSTGPASPVSAGRREIQRAVRTSAVVKLLSRSLLTGALDTRKHLDLTVGASLPSMQMTADLLDMIETGRRGALAAPSGLWCINDEGMKLLLVILSACSTVEKRQTPQLETLNEEEEELKEEAAAVTAAHAEE; encoded by the exons ATGGCATCACTAGAAGCAATAAGCAAAGTGAGAATAGGGAGGACGACGACGTACCGCAAAGGCACCGATACGGAGCTGATCGCCGTCGGAAGCGAAGCTGCGATGGCGGCCAAGCTGATCGTGATTGGGGCTGACGGCGGCAGCGAAGGTGGCAGGCAGGTCTTCCGCGCCGGTCGGCTCTCCGTGCGCATGATCCGGGTGGCGTCCTCCCCGGTGTGCTTGGTCAGTTGCATGGTCAGGGATCACCAGTGGACTCTGGCCGGGGACGCGGTCGTCCTCCGCGTAGCGCCGCGCATGTACGTCTTCCCCATGCCGGGCTTCTGCTACGGTCTCACGCTGCCCTGCGGCGGTGCGTACGACGACGAGTGCCGGACGCTGGAGGAGATGCTGCTCAGGTTTTGCGCCTTCCGGTGCCTCGAAA GCTCTTCTTCTCGGCGGAGAGGTGAATCAGGTGATGTCTGGTCGCATGCCTTCGAGGAGGTCAAGAAGCTCGCCTCTGTTACTGTCACCGGTGATGCAAGCAGTAGCAGCACCGGCCCTGCATCGCCGGTCTCCGCCGGGCGAAGAGAAATCCAGCGGGCGGTAAGGACGTCGGCGGTAGTGAAGCTGCTCTCCAGGTCGCTGCTCACTGGCGCCCTCGACACGCGTAAGCACCTCGACCTAACCGTCGGCGCCTCCCTCCCCAGCATGCAGATGACAGCGGACCTTTTGGACATGATTGAGACTGGGCGACGAGGGGCGCTGGCGGCGCCTAGTGGGCTCTGGTGCATCAACGACGAAGGGATGAAGCTGCTGCTCGTGATACTCTCCGCATGCAGCACCGTGGAGAAAAGGCAAACGCCACAACTGGAGACGCTgaacgaggaggaggaggagctgaaggaggaggcggcggcggtCACCGCCGCCCATGCAGAGGAGTAG